Below is a window of Cytophaga hutchinsonii ATCC 33406 DNA.
CCGGTCATGCAACATCTGTTAATAAATTGTGGTGGTCAGATTTTAATAATAACATCGTTTCTGTGAGCGATGATCGAACCATTTCCATCTGGAATGTAGATCTTCCGCATTCCGTTCTTTAACAGTATCACGTTTAAAAGCTATAACATGAAAGTTACCCCAATTGAAATAAGACAAAAAGATTTCAATAAAGTATTCAGAGGCTATGATAAAGAGGAAGTAGATGCCTTCCTGAAATCACTTTCTCAGGAATGGGAAAAATTACTGGATGAAAACAGAGAGCTTAAAAAAAGACTGGAAGTATCTGAACGGGAAGTAAACAGATTGCGTGAGGTAGAGAGTTCGCTTTTCAAAACAATAAAAAATGCGGAAGATACAGGCGCGAGTTTAATTGACCATGCACAGCGCCAATCGGATCTGCACATGCGTGAAGCTCAGATGAATGCTGAAGCGATCATGAGTGAAGCACGTACACGTGCGCGTAAAACCGTTGAAGAAGCAGAAGTAGAGGCTAAAACACTGGTTGGTAAACTAGTGGATGAAGTAACTATGCTTAAAAAAGAATATTCAGAAATTGAATTTAAAAAGGAGCATGCCATCCAGGAGATTCAGGCCTTGGGTGAAGGTTTGTTAGAACGTGTGCAGCGTGAAAAAACAAAACCCAGCCGTGCAGAAATGGAGCAGCGCATTGAAAAAGTACTTGAAGCGGCGAACACAATAAATACAGAAGTGAAAGGCGATTTTGATACGCATGAATTAAAAACAGCGATCAAACCGATTACTCCGGTTATTGATCCGGAAGCTCCTAAAACAGAGCATTTGAGTTTGTTCCCTACACATACGATTCCCCCGGCACATACGCCGGCTGCAAAAAAAGATACAGAAGCAAAAACACCGGCAACACCTGTTAAAAAAGAACCGGAGCAGGAAAAAAAGACAGAAACACCAAAGCCGGTTCAGGAATCAGGTAAAAAAGATCTGAGTGAGGGGACGGGTTCATTTTTCGATTCAATCTGATGAGCAGCGCCATTATATCTCTGGAAGGCCTTAAGTTTCATGCCTATCACGGCGTTCATGCACAGGAACGTTTGGTAGGCTGCATCTTTATGGTTGATATTCATTTAACCATGGCATTACCAACGGGAGGTTTTCAGGATCAGTTAAAAAATACGATTGATTATGAGCAGGTGTATACTACTATCGCAGCAGTGATGCGTGAACCGAAGCACTTGATCGAAACGTTGGCAGAATTGATCTTACAGCAGATTTTTGGTACACAGCCGCTGGTTACCGCAGGCCATGTGCTGATTTCCAAAATGCACCCACCGGTTGGCGGCGAATGTTTAAAGTCTAAAATTGAACTTAAGCTGGAGCGTCCGTATTAAAAATAAAGCCTGTTACTTCTTCCGAATCCTCGTAGTCCAGTTCTACACCGGCAACATACAGCACGTGTTTTTTTTCAATGTAAACAGGTAAGCCTTCTACAAGGTATTCGTTATCACCGTCTTTTTTCTGATCAAAACCCAATACAAAACTGGTGCCGGAACAACCGCTTCCGCGCACACCTACACGCAATCCGTAACCTTCCGGAATGTTTTTAGTTGCTTTTATAAACGCAATCTGATTCAGAGCAAGTTGCGTAATACTGAGCGGTAATATGGATTGGTGAAAAGCAGGCACGTGTTCTGTTTAATGGATCCGGGCAAACGATGTTTGCAAAGGTTGTTATAATCACTCAAAATTGTATATTTTTGAAGACTAAAAATACAAATATGTTAGAATTCTTGTCTGAGTTTATAAAAATTGTACTGCCTGCTGCTCTGGTTGTGTATGGTATGTTCTTAATCGTTAAGACGTTTCTTCAAAAAGAGTTTGAAAAAAGAGCCGTAGACCTGAAAATTAAACAGGTTGAAGTACAAATTAAAAATAATGAATTGATTTTGCCGATCCGTTTTCAGGCATACGAACGTGTATGTTTATTTCTGGAACGCATTGCACCGCATAATTTAATTATCCGCAGCAATGAGCCGGGCATGACTGCCGGTCAGCTGCAAAGTCAGATGCTGTTCAATATCCGTGAAGAGTATGCGCATAACATGTCGCAGCAGGTATACATGAGCGATGAAGCCTGGAAGCACGTGAAAGATGCGATGGAAAATATTGTTTCGGTAATTAATAACTCCGCACAGATTGTGCCTGGAGATGCAAAAGCAATTGATCTGGCAAAAGTGATTGTTGATGTATTGATGCAATTGCAAAAAGAACCGACAGAGGATGCATTGCAGTTTATAAAAAATGAGATCAGACAGGTGATGTAGTTTAATCAGCCAGAGCTATATACCCTTTGTATACAATCCGTTTATTTCCTATGAAAATTGCCATCCAAGGAGGTCGCGCTTCCTTTCATGATATAACCGCCCGCTATTATTTCGGCGAGAACATTGATATTGAAGAATGTGAATCATTCAGGCAATTATGTTTTAAATTAAGTGCAGGAGAAGTCGATTATGCTGTAATGGCGGTTGATAATTCCATTGCCGCATCTATACTACCCAACTATGCGTTGATTGAAGAATTTGGTTTCAAGATTATTGGAGAAGTATATTTACAGATCAAGCAATACATCATGTGTGTGCCGGATACCAAAGAAGAGCATATTCGCTGGGTCATGTCGCATTACATGGCGCTGAATCAGTGCGAGGAATATCTGCTGAACCGTCCGATGATGGAACGCAGAGAATACCACGATACGGCCGACAGTGCAAAATATATTAAAGAACACCACAGTACAGATATCGCCGCCATTGCAAGTAAATATGCCTGCGAATTATATGGCCTGAAATTACTGGAGCCGGAAAGTATTGAAACGTATAAAAACAATTTTACGCGCTTTTTTATTCTTTCAACAGATAAAAAGTTTAAAGATGAAACAGCGAATAAAGCAACAATAAGTTTCCGCTTAAGCAATGAGGTAGGAGCCTTGTCAAAAGTTTTGAAAATTATTGTTGATAATGAAGTCAATCTTACAAAGATCCAGTCGTTGCCTGTCTTCGGCAAAGCAGCGGAGTACCGGTTTCATGTAGATTGCGAATGGAGTGATTATGCAAAATTCAAAAAGAGCATTGCCATCAATTCCATTGTTGAGGATTTAAAAATATTAGGAGAATATAAAAAAGGAGAATTCGTAAATGATTATTCCCGCAGCAAATAGGCTGAACGTTGTTAAAGAATATTACTTTGTTCGCAAACTGGAAGAGATTGCAAAATTAAACAAAGAAGGTAAAAATGTTATCAGTTTCGGTATCGGCAGCCCTGATCTGGCGCCGTCTGAAGCAACAGTAGATGCATTGGTTGCAACATCGCGTTTGTCAAATGCACATGGATACCAGCCTTATCGCGGTATTCCGGAGCTGCGTGACAGTATTGCCTCGTTTTATAAAAACACCTATGGTGTAGAACTGGATTCGAATACAGAAGTATTGCCGTTGATGGGTTCCAAAGAAGGTATCCTGCACGTATCCATGGCTTTTTTAAATCCTGGAGATGAAGTGTTGGTGCCGGATCCGGGCTATCCTACGTATACGTCGCTTACAACGCTTATCGGTGGTGTGGTGCGTAAGTATGCATTAAGTGAAAAAAATAACTGGCACCCGGATCTGGAAGAACTGAAAAAACAGGATCTGTCAAAGGTAAAACTGATGTGGCTCAATTATCCGCATATGCCAACGGGTGCAGAAGCAGACAGAGCGCAGATTGAAAAGATCATTGCTTTCGCAAAAGAATATAAAATTCTGTTATGTTTTGATAACCCATACAGCTTAGTGCTGAATCAGAATAAACCGTTCAGTATTTTAAGTATACCGGGTGCAACAGAAGTAGCGGTTGAATTTAATTCCTTAAGCAAGTCGCACAACATGGCGGGCTGGCGGATCGGGATGATGGTAGGTTCTCCGATTTATCTGAATCCTGCACTTACAGTAAAAAGTAATATCGATTCAGGTATGTACTTAGGTTTACAGAAAGCCGCGATTGAAGCATTCAAAAATACAGAAGCATGGCATGCTGAACGCAATAAAATTTATGCAGACCGCAGAGAAAAGATATTCGGTATACTGGATAAATTAGGTTTTGAATACAGCCGCAAGCAGGTAGGTTTATTTGTTTGGTGCAAACCGAAAGATGCAGCAGCAATCGGCGATATACCTGCGTATGTAGATCGTTTGCTGAACGAAGCGTATGTATTTTTTACTCCCGGAGCAATCTTTGGTGAAAAGGGCGAAGGATACCTGCGCGCCTCACTTTGTGTGCCAATAGAAAAGATTACTGAAGCGGAAGCCCGTATTGATGCGTGGCTGAAGAAATAAATATA
It encodes the following:
- a CDS encoding DivIVA domain-containing protein, which produces MKVTPIEIRQKDFNKVFRGYDKEEVDAFLKSLSQEWEKLLDENRELKKRLEVSEREVNRLREVESSLFKTIKNAEDTGASLIDHAQRQSDLHMREAQMNAEAIMSEARTRARKTVEEAEVEAKTLVGKLVDEVTMLKKEYSEIEFKKEHAIQEIQALGEGLLERVQREKTKPSRAEMEQRIEKVLEAANTINTEVKGDFDTHELKTAIKPITPVIDPEAPKTEHLSLFPTHTIPPAHTPAAKKDTEAKTPATPVKKEPEQEKKTETPKPVQESGKKDLSEGTGSFFDSI
- the folB gene encoding dihydroneopterin aldolase is translated as MSSAIISLEGLKFHAYHGVHAQERLVGCIFMVDIHLTMALPTGGFQDQLKNTIDYEQVYTTIAAVMREPKHLIETLAELILQQIFGTQPLVTAGHVLISKMHPPVGGECLKSKIELKLERPY
- a CDS encoding HesB/IscA family protein, whose product is MPAFHQSILPLSITQLALNQIAFIKATKNIPEGYGLRVGVRGSGCSGTSFVLGFDQKKDGDNEYLVEGLPVYIEKKHVLYVAGVELDYEDSEEVTGFIFNTDAPA
- a CDS encoding prephenate dehydratase, which translates into the protein MKIAIQGGRASFHDITARYYFGENIDIEECESFRQLCFKLSAGEVDYAVMAVDNSIAASILPNYALIEEFGFKIIGEVYLQIKQYIMCVPDTKEEHIRWVMSHYMALNQCEEYLLNRPMMERREYHDTADSAKYIKEHHSTDIAAIASKYACELYGLKLLEPESIETYKNNFTRFFILSTDKKFKDETANKATISFRLSNEVGALSKVLKIIVDNEVNLTKIQSLPVFGKAAEYRFHVDCEWSDYAKFKKSIAINSIVEDLKILGEYKKGEFVNDYSRSK
- a CDS encoding pyridoxal phosphate-dependent aminotransferase — protein: MIIPAANRLNVVKEYYFVRKLEEIAKLNKEGKNVISFGIGSPDLAPSEATVDALVATSRLSNAHGYQPYRGIPELRDSIASFYKNTYGVELDSNTEVLPLMGSKEGILHVSMAFLNPGDEVLVPDPGYPTYTSLTTLIGGVVRKYALSEKNNWHPDLEELKKQDLSKVKLMWLNYPHMPTGAEADRAQIEKIIAFAKEYKILLCFDNPYSLVLNQNKPFSILSIPGATEVAVEFNSLSKSHNMAGWRIGMMVGSPIYLNPALTVKSNIDSGMYLGLQKAAIEAFKNTEAWHAERNKIYADRREKIFGILDKLGFEYSRKQVGLFVWCKPKDAAAIGDIPAYVDRLLNEAYVFFTPGAIFGEKGEGYLRASLCVPIEKITEAEARIDAWLKK